From the genome of Candidatus Dormiibacterota bacterium, one region includes:
- a CDS encoding bifunctional enoyl-CoA hydratase/phosphate acetyltransferase, protein MTDTNISTVSFDPFADVIATVRGLPPRTVAITWPHSIDALEAALEARDRCGVEPLLVGDPAKIRAILGELGVADPPRIVAARSDVEAASAAVALVRGGQADILMKGHLHSDDFLRPILHKETGLRTNRLMSHVFACAVPSSIYHKTLYVTDGAFNIAPGLVEKRSIVQNAIDFVRLLGCTRPKVAVLAAVESVNPAMMASIDAAALAKMAERGQITGGIVDGPLAFDNAISLQSAQAKGIASPVAGDPDILLVPTIETGNVMYKQLVYFSGAIAPGIILGASAPILLMSRNEPAAARMAAIAIAALIAGRKDGASRDGAAT, encoded by the coding sequence TTGACCGATACAAACATCTCAACGGTTAGCTTCGATCCGTTTGCGGATGTGATAGCTACGGTGCGAGGCCTACCGCCTCGCACCGTAGCTATCACGTGGCCGCACAGTATCGACGCGCTGGAGGCGGCACTGGAAGCGCGCGATCGATGCGGCGTAGAGCCGCTGCTCGTCGGCGATCCGGCGAAGATTCGCGCCATCTTGGGGGAACTAGGCGTAGCCGACCCCCCTCGTATCGTTGCCGCGCGGAGCGACGTCGAAGCGGCGAGCGCCGCGGTCGCTCTGGTCCGGGGCGGGCAAGCGGATATTCTCATGAAGGGCCACCTGCACAGCGACGACTTCCTGCGCCCGATTCTTCACAAAGAGACCGGGCTGCGTACCAATCGCTTGATGAGTCACGTTTTTGCGTGCGCAGTCCCCAGCTCGATCTATCACAAAACGCTCTATGTTACCGATGGCGCTTTCAACATCGCACCCGGATTGGTGGAGAAGCGCTCGATCGTACAAAACGCGATCGATTTCGTGCGTCTCCTCGGTTGCACGCGGCCGAAAGTGGCGGTTCTAGCTGCGGTGGAATCGGTCAATCCGGCGATGATGGCGTCGATCGATGCGGCAGCTCTCGCTAAGATGGCCGAGAGGGGCCAGATTACCGGAGGGATCGTGGACGGTCCGCTCGCATTCGATAATGCGATCTCCTTGCAGAGCGCGCAAGCGAAGGGTATCGCCTCGCCGGTCGCAGGCGATCCGGATATCCTTCTCGTGCCGACGATTGAAACGGGCAACGTGATGTACAAACAACTCGTCTACTTTAGCGGAGCGATCGCTCCGGGCATCATCCTTGGAGCGTCTGCCCCGATTTTATTGATGTCGCGCAACGAACCGGCCGCAGCCCGTATGGCGGCGATTGCGATCGCGGCTTTGATTGCCGGACGTAAAGACGGCGCCTCGCGCGACGGTGCGGCGACATGA
- a CDS encoding CoA-binding protein, which translates to MILRAQHTVLVQGITGKQATFWTERMRASGTQIVAGSSPGKGGTTHLGVPVYNSARDAARSHQIDFSVLFTPPYATKDAVTDALDAGISNIVVLSEHIPVHDVMWFLADARDRDARVFGPNTAGLVTPGEASLGIMPSLSTTIFAPGSIGVISRSGSLGTLVCLNLTRDGFGQSAFLGIGGDPFIGTTTRDALMMLDRDSHTKAIVLIGELGGSMEEEAAEYAASMDKPIAAFIAGRTAPPGRKMGHAGAIVDGSRGSGDSKVRALAAAGVSVCETPSGIVPALRELLVNAM; encoded by the coding sequence ATGATTCTTCGCGCGCAGCACACGGTTCTCGTTCAGGGTATTACCGGAAAGCAGGCCACGTTCTGGACCGAGCGGATGCGGGCAAGCGGAACGCAAATCGTCGCAGGCTCGTCGCCCGGTAAGGGCGGCACGACGCATCTGGGCGTCCCGGTCTACAATTCCGCTCGGGATGCGGCGCGATCGCACCAGATCGATTTCAGCGTTCTTTTTACTCCGCCATACGCAACCAAAGACGCCGTCACGGATGCGCTGGATGCCGGAATATCCAACATCGTCGTACTCTCCGAACATATTCCCGTCCACGACGTCATGTGGTTTTTGGCGGACGCACGCGATCGTGACGCGCGCGTCTTCGGCCCAAATACTGCAGGGCTCGTAACGCCGGGCGAAGCATCGCTGGGCATTATGCCGAGCCTTTCGACAACGATTTTCGCACCGGGTTCGATCGGCGTCATTTCCCGTAGCGGCAGCCTCGGTACGCTTGTCTGCCTGAATCTCACCCGCGATGGTTTTGGGCAGTCTGCATTTTTGGGAATCGGTGGCGATCCGTTCATCGGTACGACCACGCGCGACGCCTTGATGATGCTGGATCGCGATTCGCATACGAAGGCGATCGTTCTCATCGGCGAGCTCGGCGGATCGATGGAAGAGGAGGCGGCCGAGTATGCGGCAAGCATGGATAAACCGATTGCCGCTTTTATCGCAGGCCGTACGGCCCCGCCCGGGCGCAAGATGGGCCACGCCGGAGCCATCGTCGACGGGTCGCGGGGCAGCGGCGATTCCAAGGTTCGTGCCCTTGCCGCAGCCGGCGTATCGGTATGCGAAACGCCGAGCGGAATCGTGCCCGCACTGCGAGAGTTGCTCGTGAACGCCATGTGA
- a CDS encoding MFS transporter, with product MSTGVPADTRSIEHEANLLARLDRSPMTKTIRLIILLLMLVWLVEAFDIGIIGTALLFLKQAWALTPKQVGLLGSAGTFGIVLGLLPAGRIADRFGRKRVLIVGIAIFSVFTLAGVLATNISELAVLRFIAGLGEGAVFPAPYLLIAEFVNKKHRGIAVGWANFVLTGAYMFPSLAGVWALRFSPETGWRALFLVGGVCIVLVPILAKWLPESPRFLLKVGREDVVRGLVERVEDEAHLPHDTTIVNQQALDVLKVTEHRNVGLATLLQQPYLKRAFVAYCALGSPFVIFYTMTIYGPTIFHLMGQTKSNALLYTAALQLLSGFGTVFGAALGDRFGRRPIHSLFMMITAVALILLGQHFSTPVLVVLAVIAWFLGLGGFAVPKLYMAEQFPTRLRATGSAAGEVITRFLLGVLMVYYIPTMLDIMHPSGLFVLLGIAMAALVLPLIFFGVETAGRSMEETGTKVVGAAKPA from the coding sequence ATGAGTACAGGAGTTCCCGCAGACACCCGATCGATCGAGCACGAGGCCAACCTGCTCGCCCGTCTCGACCGTTCGCCCATGACCAAGACGATACGATTGATCATCCTCCTTTTGATGCTGGTGTGGTTAGTCGAAGCGTTCGACATCGGCATTATCGGAACGGCTTTGCTCTTCCTCAAACAAGCATGGGCTCTCACCCCGAAACAAGTGGGACTCCTCGGCAGCGCAGGCACGTTCGGCATCGTCTTGGGGTTGTTACCGGCCGGTCGCATCGCGGATCGATTCGGGCGCAAACGCGTCCTCATCGTCGGCATCGCGATATTCTCGGTCTTCACGCTCGCCGGCGTCCTCGCGACGAATATCTCAGAACTCGCCGTTCTTCGCTTCATCGCCGGGCTCGGCGAAGGCGCGGTATTCCCCGCACCCTACTTGCTTATTGCCGAATTCGTAAACAAAAAACATCGCGGCATTGCGGTTGGCTGGGCGAACTTCGTTCTTACCGGGGCGTATATGTTCCCAAGCTTGGCGGGAGTTTGGGCCCTGCGATTCAGTCCGGAAACAGGCTGGCGCGCGCTATTTCTCGTGGGCGGCGTCTGCATCGTCCTCGTGCCGATTCTGGCCAAATGGCTACCCGAGTCGCCGCGCTTCCTGCTCAAAGTAGGCCGCGAAGACGTCGTGCGTGGATTGGTTGAGCGCGTCGAAGATGAAGCACATCTGCCACACGATACCACGATCGTCAATCAGCAGGCACTGGACGTACTCAAGGTTACGGAACACCGCAACGTCGGGCTGGCCACGCTCCTCCAACAGCCATACCTCAAGCGCGCGTTCGTCGCCTACTGCGCGCTGGGCTCACCATTCGTCATCTTTTACACGATGACGATCTACGGACCGACGATTTTCCATCTCATGGGTCAAACCAAATCGAATGCGCTCCTCTATACGGCCGCGTTGCAGCTGCTTTCGGGCTTCGGCACGGTATTCGGCGCGGCGCTGGGCGATCGTTTCGGTCGACGCCCGATTCACTCGCTCTTTATGATGATCACCGCAGTTGCATTGATTCTACTTGGACAGCACTTCTCAACGCCGGTGCTCGTCGTCCTTGCCGTGATTGCGTGGTTCTTGGGTCTGGGCGGTTTTGCGGTTCCGAAGCTCTATATGGCCGAGCAATTCCCCACGCGTTTGCGTGCAACGGGTAGCGCGGCCGGCGAGGTGATTACCCGCTTTCTCCTCGGCGTGCTGATGGTGTACTACATCCCGACCATGCTTGACATCATGCACCCGAGCGGCCTCTTCGTCTTACTTGGCATAGCAATGGCCGCACTCGTACTCCCGCTGATATTCTTCGGCGTCGAAACGGCGGGCCGAAGCATGGAAGAAACCGGGACGAAGGTTGTAGGTGCAGCAAAGCCAGCCTGA
- a CDS encoding site-2 protease family protein has protein sequence MQIGRVFGISVLIDWSWLLIFALLVWSLSSSLGPFGTIAASWRIPAALITVLALFACVVVHELAHALVARAYGIKTQEVLLFAFGGVSQMERVGVDAKSEALIAVAGPLTSLVLGGIFGAIRLVLPQAGDAAQVFGYLALINVVLAFFNLLPAYPMDGGRIVHALAWGATHSRTKAIQIAGTLGTIMSVLLGLWGVFLLVAGFTVAGAWTMLVAWFIMQTAQSQYIAETEIEPLGLLRCGDVADPAGDPLAPDTPCDAALDLMEATRRRAVPVASGTTVLGLVSLSDFAKAAPQNGTCTVTSIMTPVAQLAHVDADTNALDAMKQLSSSGFHQLPVMNPAGELFGFVSIETIRRAVAFDLERARLGARVDSHRGSRV, from the coding sequence GTGCAGATCGGGCGCGTTTTCGGGATATCGGTGCTCATTGACTGGAGTTGGCTCCTCATCTTCGCGCTGCTCGTTTGGTCGCTCTCGTCGAGCCTTGGTCCATTCGGGACGATCGCTGCTTCCTGGCGCATCCCCGCGGCCCTCATAACGGTTCTCGCGCTCTTTGCCTGCGTCGTCGTGCACGAACTGGCGCACGCGCTTGTAGCGCGCGCCTACGGCATCAAAACGCAAGAAGTCTTGCTGTTTGCTTTCGGCGGCGTTTCGCAGATGGAGCGCGTCGGCGTGGATGCAAAGAGCGAGGCCCTCATCGCTGTCGCCGGGCCGTTGACCAGCCTGGTCCTCGGCGGCATCTTCGGCGCAATTCGGCTCGTGCTGCCGCAGGCCGGAGACGCGGCCCAGGTGTTCGGCTACTTGGCACTGATCAACGTCGTGCTCGCCTTCTTCAACCTGCTGCCCGCGTATCCGATGGACGGCGGGCGAATCGTCCACGCGCTCGCTTGGGGCGCAACGCACAGCCGAACGAAGGCGATACAAATTGCCGGGACGCTCGGCACGATCATGTCCGTATTGCTGGGCTTGTGGGGCGTGTTTTTACTCGTCGCGGGCTTTACGGTTGCGGGCGCATGGACGATGCTCGTTGCCTGGTTCATCATGCAGACGGCGCAGAGCCAGTACATCGCCGAAACCGAAATCGAACCACTCGGTCTCCTGCGGTGTGGAGACGTCGCCGATCCAGCCGGCGATCCGCTTGCGCCCGATACGCCTTGCGACGCGGCACTCGATCTGATGGAGGCCACGCGGCGCCGCGCCGTTCCCGTGGCGTCCGGAACGACGGTGCTCGGCCTCGTATCGTTGAGCGATTTTGCTAAAGCCGCGCCGCAAAACGGCACGTGTACCGTCACGTCGATCATGACTCCCGTGGCGCAACTCGCGCATGTCGACGCGGACACCAATGCGCTCGACGCAATGAAACAGCTCTCGAGTTCGGGCTTCCACCAACTGCCGGTCATGAACCCCGCCGGCGAGCTGTTCGGCTTCGTTTCGATCGAGACCATCCGCCGGGCCGTTGCGTTCGACTTGGAGCGCGCGCGTCTGGGCGCGCGCGTAGATTCGCATCGAGGCAGCCGTGTCTAA
- a CDS encoding aldehyde dehydrogenase family protein, producing MLVDTLSIPAIVADVIRRARRAQDEVSQYTQEQANTLVTAVAWACYHNAESLAKLAVEDTGIGRYEDKVQKNLRKTFGTLRDLLEPRAVSVGVIDHDAATNLTRIAKPIGVVAALCPSTNPSATPTNKAMMALKGLNAVVLAPSPKGATTCAKLLELIHIELRKVGAPTDLVQMLPPPITKALTNELMAQADLVVVTGSQSNVRNAYRSGTPAIGVGAGNVPVIVDISADIDDAADKIARSKTFDYATSCSSENSLVILDAVYERTLEALRNEGGYLLNAQQKALLERVMFVNDKLNPSITAQSPKRIAEVVGFDDPAAHAARFFLVEETRVGDDAPLSGEKLSVVLTLFRAPDFDHAVARVKEILAYSGAGHSCGIHTRDEANADALAHRVGVVRVLVNQAHCFNNGGSFDNGLNFTLSMGCGSWAKNSISENLSYKHFINMTHLVRTCPSREPSESELFGAYLARYGA from the coding sequence ATGCTCGTAGACACCCTATCGATACCGGCAATCGTTGCAGACGTTATCCGTCGCGCGCGAAGGGCGCAGGACGAGGTTTCGCAATATACCCAGGAACAGGCTAACACGCTGGTGACGGCCGTAGCGTGGGCGTGTTACCACAACGCGGAGTCTCTCGCTAAGCTCGCGGTCGAGGACACGGGAATCGGCCGGTACGAAGACAAGGTTCAGAAAAATCTGCGGAAGACGTTTGGGACGTTACGCGATTTGCTGGAGCCTCGGGCGGTGTCGGTCGGAGTTATCGATCACGACGCCGCGACGAATCTCACGCGCATCGCGAAACCGATCGGCGTCGTCGCCGCCTTATGCCCATCGACCAACCCGTCGGCCACCCCCACGAATAAGGCGATGATGGCGCTCAAGGGGCTCAATGCCGTCGTCCTCGCGCCCTCGCCCAAGGGCGCCACGACGTGCGCGAAGCTGCTCGAGCTCATCCATATAGAACTGCGCAAGGTCGGTGCGCCGACGGACCTGGTGCAGATGTTACCTCCGCCGATCACCAAAGCACTCACGAACGAATTGATGGCTCAGGCGGACCTCGTCGTCGTCACCGGTTCGCAATCCAACGTGCGTAATGCCTATCGGAGCGGAACGCCCGCCATCGGGGTCGGCGCGGGAAACGTTCCGGTCATCGTCGATATCAGCGCGGACATCGACGATGCCGCCGATAAAATCGCCCGTAGCAAGACCTTCGACTATGCGACGAGTTGCTCGTCGGAGAACAGCCTGGTCATCTTGGACGCCGTGTACGAGCGCACGCTCGAAGCGTTACGGAACGAAGGCGGCTATCTCCTCAACGCCCAGCAGAAGGCGCTGCTCGAGCGAGTCATGTTTGTGAACGATAAGCTCAACCCGAGCATTACGGCCCAATCGCCGAAGCGCATTGCCGAGGTCGTTGGCTTTGACGACCCGGCCGCGCATGCGGCGCGATTCTTTCTGGTCGAGGAGACGCGCGTCGGCGACGACGCACCGCTGTCCGGCGAGAAGCTGTCGGTCGTGCTGACGCTATTCCGCGCCCCGGATTTCGACCACGCCGTCGCCCGCGTGAAGGAAATCCTCGCCTACTCCGGCGCCGGCCATTCCTGTGGGATCCATACTCGAGATGAGGCGAACGCCGACGCTCTCGCGCACCGCGTGGGCGTCGTGCGCGTACTCGTCAATCAAGCCCATTGCTTCAACAACGGCGGATCGTTCGACAACGGGTTGAATTTCACGCTCTCGATGGGATGCGGCTCCTGGGCTAAGAACAGCATCAGCGAGAACCTTTCGTACAAGCATTTCATCAACATGACGCACCTCGTGCGTACGTGCCCATCGCGCGAACCCAGCGAGAGCGAGTTATTCGGCGCATACTTAGCGCGATACGGAGCTTAA
- the xsc gene encoding sulfoacetaldehyde acetyltransferase, with amino-acid sequence MTPSEAFVETLRTEGVELVPGIVGSAYMDALDLFPAAGIRFLSVAHEQNAVHMSDGMARVTGKPSFVISQNGPGITNFVTGVAAAFWAHTPMVVCTPAVGTLGVGLGGFQETEQMPIFSKITKWQVQVNRPERMAELLRRAFYIAKAEMGPVQIDIPRDYFYGDFMTEIYPSLTLERGPGNPEQIEAAAQALANAANPVILAGGGVVQGDAVNETRELAEFLTAPVACSYLHNDAFPYEHELAVGPLGYQGSKAAMETIAQADVVLALGCRLGPFGTLPQHGMNYWPANARIVQVDADHRVLGLTKRIELGICGDAKQTARAILERLRSIQAGRTRNGEVVRKIAERRDAWRKELDAMSSQEGASISPRRALQTVADALPDDAIVTTDIGNISSVANSYLRFKEPRRFLAAMSFGNCGYSYPTALGAKLGRPDLPVVAFIGDGAWGMSLAEVMTAVREDIPVVAIVWNNAQWGAEKKNQIDFYDNRFLGTNLKNPDFAGIAREMGANGYKVDRLSDIAGTLREAIASKRPSVINLMVDSEELGEPFRRDALQKPQRFLDRYKHLNG; translated from the coding sequence ATGACGCCAAGCGAAGCCTTTGTCGAAACGCTGCGAACCGAAGGCGTCGAGTTAGTACCGGGAATCGTCGGGTCGGCCTATATGGATGCGCTCGATCTCTTTCCGGCGGCGGGGATTCGCTTTCTCTCCGTAGCGCACGAGCAAAACGCCGTACACATGTCCGACGGTATGGCGCGAGTCACGGGTAAACCGAGCTTCGTCATTTCGCAAAACGGTCCGGGCATCACGAACTTCGTCACCGGCGTTGCCGCAGCTTTTTGGGCGCATACGCCAATGGTCGTGTGTACGCCCGCGGTCGGTACGCTCGGCGTAGGATTGGGCGGCTTCCAAGAAACCGAACAGATGCCGATCTTCTCCAAAATTACCAAGTGGCAAGTGCAGGTCAATCGTCCGGAACGCATGGCCGAGCTACTTCGGCGGGCATTCTACATTGCCAAGGCGGAGATGGGACCGGTTCAAATCGATATCCCGCGTGATTATTTTTATGGCGATTTCATGACGGAGATCTATCCGTCGCTAACGCTCGAACGCGGGCCCGGCAACCCCGAACAAATCGAGGCTGCGGCGCAAGCACTAGCGAACGCCGCAAATCCGGTGATTCTCGCCGGCGGCGGCGTCGTGCAGGGTGATGCGGTAAACGAAACGCGCGAACTCGCAGAATTTCTCACCGCGCCGGTCGCGTGCTCGTATTTACACAACGATGCGTTCCCCTACGAACACGAACTTGCGGTCGGTCCTCTTGGCTACCAGGGGTCGAAGGCCGCGATGGAAACGATCGCGCAAGCCGACGTCGTCCTCGCGCTCGGCTGCCGCCTTGGCCCATTCGGCACCCTGCCGCAGCACGGCATGAACTATTGGCCCGCAAACGCACGTATCGTTCAAGTGGACGCGGATCATCGCGTTTTAGGTTTGACGAAGCGGATCGAACTCGGCATTTGCGGCGATGCAAAGCAAACGGCTCGTGCGATCCTCGAGCGGTTGCGTTCGATCCAGGCCGGTCGCACGCGTAACGGCGAGGTCGTTCGAAAAATCGCAGAACGCCGCGATGCGTGGCGCAAAGAGCTCGATGCGATGTCGTCCCAAGAGGGGGCTTCCATCAGCCCAAGGCGCGCGTTACAAACCGTTGCGGACGCACTCCCTGACGATGCGATCGTTACCACGGATATCGGAAATATTTCGTCGGTAGCGAACAGTTATCTGCGCTTTAAGGAGCCGCGCCGGTTCCTTGCGGCAATGAGCTTCGGCAACTGCGGATATTCGTATCCCACGGCGCTCGGCGCGAAGCTCGGCCGCCCGGATCTTCCGGTTGTTGCCTTCATCGGGGACGGTGCGTGGGGTATGAGCCTAGCCGAGGTCATGACCGCTGTTCGAGAAGATATTCCGGTCGTTGCGATCGTTTGGAACAACGCTCAGTGGGGTGCTGAAAAGAAGAATCAGATCGATTTCTACGACAACCGGTTCCTTGGCACCAATCTCAAAAATCCGGACTTTGCGGGAATCGCTCGCGAAATGGGCGCCAATGGGTATAAGGTCGACCGGCTGTCGGACATTGCGGGCACCTTGCGCGAGGCAATCGCATCGAAGCGCCCGTCGGTTATCAATCTCATGGTCGATTCCGAAGAACTCGGCGAGCCGTTTCGTCGCGATGCGCTCCAGAAGCCGCAGCGTTTCCTTGACCGATACAAACATCTCAACGGTTAG
- a CDS encoding GntR family transcriptional regulator, whose product MQLKSNPPELVADGPVPLYEQITRVLLAEVLANRTGPRRLGSDNVLMARFGVSRMTIRSAVDELVRRGLVQRIQGKGTYVVDPRSVEVRLDGLERFFQEWHEPHLHTHARILAFRTIVPPAAISQTLRITRGSRVLHVRRLREADEGPIVIDDRYVPDWCMQDLTREDAAKQSLFVSIESHSGIRTETVEQTISAVLANDAEAKLLAVAPGTPVLERRVVFMTADLRPTLCGRSVYRGDRVQFQLRASRGEGLS is encoded by the coding sequence ATGCAGCTGAAGTCAAACCCACCCGAACTCGTTGCCGACGGCCCGGTGCCGCTCTACGAGCAGATAACCCGGGTTCTGCTCGCCGAGGTCCTTGCCAATCGGACCGGCCCGCGACGGCTGGGATCGGACAACGTCCTGATGGCCCGGTTTGGCGTGAGCCGAATGACGATCCGGAGCGCCGTCGACGAACTCGTACGTCGCGGTCTCGTGCAGCGCATTCAAGGAAAAGGAACCTACGTCGTCGATCCTCGATCGGTCGAAGTGCGGCTCGACGGGCTCGAGCGCTTTTTCCAAGAATGGCACGAACCGCATCTTCACACGCATGCGCGAATCCTGGCGTTTCGAACCATCGTGCCCCCCGCGGCGATCTCACAAACGCTTCGGATCACCCGCGGCAGCCGCGTTCTGCACGTCCGCAGGCTCCGCGAGGCCGACGAGGGCCCGATCGTTATCGACGACCGGTATGTCCCAGATTGGTGCATGCAAGACCTCACGCGCGAAGACGCCGCAAAACAGTCGCTTTTCGTATCGATCGAGTCTCACTCCGGAATAAGGACGGAGACGGTGGAGCAGACCATTTCGGCGGTCCTCGCCAACGACGCCGAAGCGAAGCTCTTGGCGGTCGCTCCCGGAACGCCGGTCCTCGAACGCCGCGTCGTCTTCATGACGGCGGACCTCCGGCCAACACTATGCGGTCGCAGCGTTTACCGTGGTGACCGCGTTCAGTTTCAGCTGCGTGCCTCGCGAGGCGAGGGCCTCTCCTAG
- a CDS encoding ATP-grasp domain-containing protein: MNVSEHIGKELLRRAGMNVPAGELVSDAAGAGAVAERLGGRVVVKAQIGAGKRGKGGGIRFAIGATQARETAAEMIGSSVNGHAVSSLLVEAAVPIAREFYAAVMNDPSSGSARILFSTFGGMDIEDVEPSHIHHMTADIRKPLSLGAIKELLGPADVGAVNVDAIAGALVTLYDLYLATDAELVEINPLVLTEDGELYALDCKLVLDDSAKKRHEALFADAAAAVGEPGTELERRARALGLLYIELEGDVAILANGAGLTMTSMDVVAHYGGRPANFMEIGGDAYTKAKPALEIVLANPNVRSLLVNFCGAFAQTDVMARGVVDAIQSLRPTIPMAFSIHGTGEEAAIAIVRDELGIEPYDSMDDAVRAAISAAAEHRAFVEVPQ, translated from the coding sequence ATGAACGTCTCCGAACACATCGGCAAAGAACTTCTTCGTCGAGCGGGTATGAATGTTCCGGCGGGCGAGCTGGTGAGCGACGCGGCGGGTGCCGGCGCGGTCGCCGAACGCTTGGGCGGCCGCGTCGTCGTAAAGGCGCAGATCGGGGCGGGCAAACGTGGGAAGGGCGGCGGCATTCGCTTCGCGATCGGCGCGACCCAGGCGCGCGAGACCGCTGCCGAGATGATCGGTAGCAGCGTAAACGGTCACGCCGTCAGCTCGCTCCTCGTAGAGGCCGCCGTTCCGATCGCGCGCGAATTCTACGCGGCGGTCATGAACGATCCGTCTAGCGGATCCGCGCGAATACTCTTCTCCACCTTCGGGGGCATGGACATCGAAGATGTGGAGCCCTCGCACATTCATCACATGACGGCCGACATCCGTAAGCCGCTATCGCTCGGCGCGATTAAAGAGCTACTCGGGCCGGCCGATGTCGGCGCCGTCAACGTGGACGCGATAGCCGGCGCGCTCGTTACGTTATACGATCTATACCTGGCGACGGACGCCGAACTCGTGGAGATCAATCCGCTGGTGCTGACGGAGGATGGCGAACTCTATGCGCTGGATTGCAAGCTCGTACTCGACGATTCGGCTAAAAAGCGGCACGAGGCGTTGTTCGCCGACGCGGCAGCTGCAGTTGGAGAGCCGGGCACGGAACTCGAGCGGCGCGCGCGTGCGTTGGGCCTGTTATACATCGAACTCGAGGGCGACGTCGCAATCCTTGCTAATGGCGCCGGCTTGACGATGACCTCCATGGACGTCGTCGCACATTACGGCGGGCGGCCTGCGAATTTTATGGAGATTGGCGGCGATGCGTATACCAAGGCGAAGCCCGCGCTCGAAATCGTCTTAGCGAATCCCAACGTCCGAAGTTTGCTGGTTAATTTCTGCGGTGCGTTCGCGCAGACGGACGTGATGGCACGCGGTGTCGTCGACGCTATCCAGTCGCTCCGTCCGACGATCCCCATGGCATTTTCGATTCACGGGACCGGGGAAGAAGCCGCAATAGCGATCGTACGCGACGAGTTGGGTATCGAGCCGTACGATTCGATGGACGATGCGGTGCGCGCCGCGATTTCCGCTGCCGCAGAACATCGGGCGTTCGTGGAGGTACCACAATGA